The following are encoded together in the Streptococcus oralis genome:
- a CDS encoding uridine kinase family protein: MKKKDLIEQLVSEIETGRVRTLGIYGHGASGKSTFAQELYQALDSTKVNLLETDPYITSERHLVVPKQAPDQKVTACLPVAHELASLQRDILALQAGLDVLTIDEPWKASEVLSGAKPILIVEGMSVGFLPKELFDKTICFYTDEETELKRRLARDTTMRNRDASFVLASHQMRREQYLRYYRETESKADILVDQSEDKLKVKMTHII, encoded by the coding sequence ATGAAGAAAAAAGACCTGATAGAACAACTGGTTTCAGAGATTGAAACGGGAAGGGTTAGGACGCTGGGGATTTACGGTCATGGGGCTTCAGGTAAATCAACCTTTGCACAGGAATTGTACCAAGCTTTAGATTCCACAAAAGTAAATTTACTAGAGACAGATCCCTATATCACCTCGGAACGTCACCTGGTAGTACCAAAGCAAGCACCAGATCAAAAAGTGACAGCTTGTCTGCCAGTGGCGCATGAACTGGCAAGTTTACAGAGAGATATTCTCGCCTTGCAGGCAGGTTTGGATGTCTTGACAATCGATGAACCGTGGAAGGCTAGCGAGGTCTTGTCTGGAGCAAAGCCGATTCTGATTGTTGAAGGGATGTCTGTGGGCTTTCTACCCAAGGAACTCTTTGACAAAACCATCTGTTTCTACACGGATGAGGAGACCGAATTAAAGAGGCGCTTAGCTCGAGATACGACTATGAGAAATCGCGATGCATCTTTTGTATTAGCTAGCCATCAGATGAGACGGGAGCAGTACCTGCGATACTATAGAGAAACCGAGTCAAAAGCAGATATCTTAGTAGATCAATCAGAAGATAAACTCAAGGTCAAAATGACACATATTATATAG
- the nrdG gene encoding anaerobic ribonucleoside-triphosphate reductase activating protein — translation MTWNTPKPGEWKSEELSKGRIIDYKAFNFVDGEGVRNSLYVAGCMFHCEGCYNVATWSFNAGIPYTAELEEQIMEDLAQPYVQGLTLLGGEPFLNTGILLPLVKRIRKELPDKDIWSWTGYTWEEMMLETPDKLELLSLVDILVDGRYDKSKRNLMLQFRGSSNQRIIDVQKSLKSGQVVIWDKLNDGKESYEQVKRE, via the coding sequence ATGACATGGAATACACCAAAACCTGGTGAATGGAAAAGCGAGGAGCTTAGTAAAGGGCGGATCATTGACTACAAGGCCTTTAACTTTGTAGATGGAGAAGGTGTGCGTAACTCTCTCTATGTCGCAGGCTGTATGTTCCACTGCGAGGGGTGCTATAATGTTGCGACTTGGTCTTTCAATGCAGGGATTCCTTATACGGCAGAATTAGAAGAACAAATCATGGAAGACCTTGCCCAGCCCTATGTTCAAGGATTGACCCTGCTAGGAGGAGAGCCCTTTCTTAATACGGGTATTCTCTTGCCGCTCGTTAAGCGAATTCGAAAGGAATTGCCAGACAAAGACATCTGGTCCTGGACGGGCTACACTTGGGAAGAAATGATGCTGGAAACTCCAGATAAACTGGAACTCTTGTCGCTGGTTGACATCCTTGTCGATGGACGGTATGATAAAAGCAAGCGCAATCTCATGCTCCAGTTTCGAGGGTCTTCTAATCAACGGATTATCGATGTGCAAAAATCTCTCAAAAGTGGGCAAGTAGTGATTTGGGACAAGCTTAATGACGGAAAAGAAAGCTATGAACAGGTGAAGAGAGAATGA